The sequence TAAAGTCAGCAGTATCAACGTGAGAAATCAATCCCAAAACTGGAACATCTTTATCAAGATTTGAAGGCAATTCCGCTGTCAAATATGAGTCAACTTTTCGAATTTTAACATCTTTCATTCCGATTTCCATTAACTCTTCAGCTAATCTCTTCAAAAATTCAGTCTGCCTTTCGGTTGAAGGAACAGTTTCTGAATATTCATCAGAACGGGTATTTTGCTTTACATATTCCAAAAAACGAGGAATCAATTTTTCATACTTTATTGTCATTTTTATACGCTCCCTATAAAAAATTATATGGTTCTGTATCTACATCTGATTGTACTATATCCAAATCGATTTTATTAGACCTTTTCCAATCATTTAAAATATTAGCCATTTTTTTTATAAAGATTGCTTCAATATGATGTCCCGGATCAATCACATTCAAACCATTAGCCATCATATCATGAGCTGTGTGGTAATAAACATCCCCAGTAATAAAGGTATCAGCACCAGCTTTTAAGACCTCTGGATAGAATTTTCCAGCATCGCCACCGATAACAGCAACTTTTTGAACTGGTTGTCCTAGATCTGACTTCACATAACGTAAATTTGAAACATTGAAATCGTCTCGAACTTTTTTAGCAAAATCAACTAGAGACATTGGTGCAGTTAATTCTCCCATACGACCGATTGAATAATCATCATCTTCATCTAGGAAACGAACATTTTCTAAACCTAATTCTTCCATTAACCAATCGTTCATACCGTTGTGTGCTTTGTCCAAATTAGTATGACTGGCATAAACTGAAATATTATTAGCTAATAGATCACGATACATTTTATTTTGTGGTGAAGCCAAATCTAAATTATGAGCAGCACGAAACATTACCGGATGGTGGGCCACAATCAAATCAATCTTTTTATCGATTGCTTCTTGAACCACATTAGGACGAACATCCAAAGTTGTCATAACTCGATGAATCTCTTGATTTCTATCACCTAGTTGAAAACCAGTGGGATCGCCCTCCATCTTGATTGATAATGGAGCAATTTCTTCAATTTTTTCGATAACATCTTGAACTTTAACCATTATAGTATCTCCTCAATATATTTAATATCTTGGTTCATTGCCGCAATCTTATCTTGATCAATGACTTTGGCATTGTGCATATTGGCTACTGCTTTTTTAAAACTGTTCAATTTATGTTCCCATTTAGCAATAAAAGTTGGGGTCTTCTTTTGCATTAATACTGGCCCCATCAAATATTGTGCTTCAGTTAAACTAACTGGCTTATTCACTTTCTGGGCTTTAATAATTTCGTAAACATGATGTTCTTCAGCAACGATATCTTCATCAACGATTTTAAAATTATTATCAACCAACCAGTGACGTACGAGCGGTTCACCAATATTTGGCTGTAAAATTAAAGTTTTTACATTGGATAATTGTTCTTCTGTAGCGCGAGTCAGAATATCTTTGATTAGAATTCCACCCATACCCGCAATTACTACGGTATCAATTTTGTCATTTTCTTTGATGACAGCTAAACCATCACCCAAGCGAACATCGATCTTTTCACTCAAGCCAAATTTTTCCACATCAGCTTTTGAACGTGACATCGGACCTTTAGCCACCTCACCAGCAATCGCAAAACTAGCGACACTAGTTTCAAGTAATTCAACGGGTAAATATGCGTGATCAGAGCCAATATCGGCTACTCTAGTATTTTTATCAACCATTTGGTAAACGGCTTGTAATCTCTTTGAAAGTAAAGTCACTTTAACCTCTATTCTGCAGTCTTTTTATCTAAGTCTGTCATGTATTCACGTGTCATTGGCATAGCTGTTCCACTTGGACCATTTGTCAACAAGTATTGGATAACATCAATATTACCACTTTCAAATGAAGCGGCACAGGCTTGAAGATACAAGTCCCACATACGTACGAATCTTTCACCGTACATTTCATTAACTTG comes from Companilactobacillus pabuli and encodes:
- a CDS encoding tRNA (adenine(22)-N(1))-methyltransferase; amino-acid sequence: MTLLSKRLQAVYQMVDKNTRVADIGSDHAYLPVELLETSVASFAIAGEVAKGPMSRSKADVEKFGLSEKIDVRLGDGLAVIKENDKIDTVVIAGMGGILIKDILTRATEEQLSNVKTLILQPNIGEPLVRHWLVDNNFKIVDEDIVAEEHHVYEIIKAQKVNKPVSLTEAQYLMGPVLMQKKTPTFIAKWEHKLNSFKKAVANMHNAKVIDQDKIAAMNQDIKYIEEIL
- a CDS encoding Nif3-like dinuclear metal center hexameric protein: MVKVQDVIEKIEEIAPLSIKMEGDPTGFQLGDRNQEIHRVMTTLDVRPNVVQEAIDKKIDLIVAHHPVMFRAAHNLDLASPQNKMYRDLLANNISVYASHTNLDKAHNGMNDWLMEELGLENVRFLDEDDDYSIGRMGELTAPMSLVDFAKKVRDDFNVSNLRYVKSDLGQPVQKVAVIGGDAGKFYPEVLKAGADTFITGDVYYHTAHDMMANGLNVIDPGHHIEAIFIKKMANILNDWKRSNKIDLDIVQSDVDTEPYNFL